One Pseudomonas sp. AN-1 genomic region harbors:
- the flhF gene encoding flagellar biosynthesis protein FlhF produces MSVRRFVGANSREAMRQVRAALGEDALILSNRTTAEGVEILAMADDEHQRLVPEPGAVASAAAPGAAAPRPAPAVQPPAVAPAPVPQAVAAEARQPAPSFAAQRAAAYQRTQQDSAAPAPSAPPAAALDFAALGARLLDEMADMRALLDRRTAPVAAPDSTAGRLRQRLLLAGFGAQLGDEILAALPAELNDCGADAPAVRAWLERQLAARLPVPADENDLLDTGGVLALVGPTGVGKTTTTAKLAARYVMRHGSGQVALLSTDSYRIGAHEQLRIYGRLLGVEVQALPAEAALDAVLAQLADKRLVIIDTIGMSQRDQRLIGQIAQLGGAGHAVRLMLLLNAASHGDTLEEVVSTYQRAACAAGSRLDDCIVTKSDEAARLGPVLDILIRHNLRLHYLSCGQQVPEDLHPAEAVALVRQALAASQDSPFVAPTTPAAAPAQRLEALSRGLLGHGRAMAAALDGLRREVEGFGLLEAAWQLAALPRSLQGERLAELLAACPVADAGLLLWGRAGALPGQTWQMPLLTFSAAGRLQARPWLAHQLPAGASARLEWAAQQWPQADHLLAGAPDAVTLRALAAQGSTWLAAAKGNSRVDYLGERYALQTLAEIAMPQAGLSCRHRGHAMQLDLALLDVGLDAGRERGQHSGAWPLQAWFGQLHDPDGARPPLQRFWLASSAQPGEQGLRQQQQLLLRQLQCDDLPSLTGRAWLSLDSLSGSLQAELRLFLAAGLAATASHLEQAEGDWAMDVRAQLLSLTGGRRQRSTQQQLDALLHLLAARDTLRQVAGSAGVHG; encoded by the coding sequence ATGAGTGTCAGACGTTTTGTCGGAGCCAACAGCCGCGAGGCGATGCGCCAGGTGCGCGCAGCCCTCGGCGAGGATGCCCTGATCCTGTCCAACCGCACCACCGCCGAGGGCGTGGAGATCCTCGCCATGGCCGACGACGAGCACCAGCGCCTGGTGCCCGAGCCGGGCGCCGTCGCGTCGGCCGCTGCGCCGGGGGCCGCCGCGCCGCGTCCGGCGCCGGCCGTCCAGCCGCCGGCCGTGGCGCCCGCGCCAGTCCCGCAGGCCGTGGCCGCCGAGGCGCGCCAGCCGGCACCGAGCTTCGCCGCCCAGCGCGCCGCCGCCTACCAGCGCACCCAGCAGGACAGCGCCGCGCCCGCACCGAGCGCGCCGCCCGCCGCCGCGCTGGACTTCGCCGCGCTCGGCGCGCGCCTGCTCGACGAGATGGCCGACATGCGCGCGCTGCTGGATCGCCGCACGGCGCCGGTCGCAGCGCCCGACAGCACCGCCGGGCGCCTGCGTCAGCGCCTGCTGCTGGCCGGCTTCGGCGCCCAGCTGGGCGACGAGATCCTCGCCGCGCTGCCCGCCGAACTCAACGACTGCGGCGCCGACGCCCCGGCCGTGCGCGCCTGGCTGGAGCGCCAACTGGCCGCGCGCCTGCCGGTGCCGGCCGACGAGAACGACCTGCTCGACACGGGCGGCGTGCTGGCGCTGGTCGGCCCCACCGGGGTCGGCAAGACCACCACCACCGCCAAGCTGGCGGCGCGCTACGTGATGCGCCACGGCAGCGGCCAGGTCGCCCTGCTCAGCACCGACAGCTACCGGATCGGCGCCCACGAGCAGCTGCGCATCTACGGCCGCCTGCTCGGCGTCGAGGTGCAGGCGCTGCCCGCCGAGGCGGCGCTGGACGCGGTGCTGGCCCAGCTGGCCGACAAGCGCCTGGTGATCATCGACACCATCGGCATGAGCCAGCGCGACCAGCGCCTGATCGGCCAGATCGCCCAGCTCGGCGGCGCCGGCCATGCGGTGCGCCTGATGCTGCTGCTCAATGCCGCCAGCCACGGCGACACCCTCGAGGAAGTGGTCTCCACCTACCAGCGCGCCGCCTGCGCCGCCGGTTCGCGCCTCGACGACTGCATCGTCACCAAGAGCGACGAGGCCGCGCGCCTCGGGCCGGTGCTGGACATCCTGATCCGCCACAACCTGCGCCTGCACTACCTGTCCTGCGGCCAGCAGGTGCCCGAGGACCTGCACCCGGCCGAGGCCGTGGCGCTGGTCCGTCAGGCGCTGGCGGCCAGCCAGGATTCGCCGTTCGTGGCGCCGACCACCCCGGCGGCGGCGCCCGCGCAGCGTCTGGAAGCGCTGTCGCGCGGCCTGCTCGGCCATGGCCGGGCGATGGCCGCGGCGCTCGACGGCCTGCGCCGCGAGGTGGAGGGCTTCGGCCTGCTCGAAGCGGCCTGGCAGCTCGCCGCGCTGCCGCGCAGCCTGCAGGGCGAGCGCCTCGCCGAGCTGCTCGCCGCCTGCCCGGTGGCGGACGCCGGCCTGCTGCTGTGGGGCCGCGCCGGCGCGCTGCCCGGGCAGACCTGGCAGATGCCGCTGCTGACCTTCTCCGCAGCCGGTCGCCTGCAGGCCCGGCCGTGGCTGGCCCACCAGCTGCCGGCCGGCGCCAGCGCACGCCTGGAGTGGGCCGCGCAGCAGTGGCCGCAGGCCGACCACCTGCTGGCCGGCGCCCCCGACGCTGTCACCCTGCGCGCCCTGGCCGCGCAGGGCAGCACCTGGCTGGCCGCCGCCAAGGGCAACAGCCGGGTCGACTATCTGGGCGAGCGCTATGCCCTGCAGACCCTGGCCGAGATCGCCATGCCGCAGGCCGGCCTCAGCTGCCGCCATCGCGGCCACGCCATGCAGCTCGACCTGGCGCTGCTCGACGTCGGTCTCGACGCCGGCCGCGAGCGTGGCCAGCACAGCGGCGCCTGGCCGCTGCAGGCCTGGTTCGGTCAGCTGCACGATCCCGACGGCGCGCGTCCGCCGCTGCAGCGCTTCTGGCTGGCCAGCAGCGCCCAGCCCGGCGAGCAGGGCCTGCGGCAACAGCAGCAGCTGCTGCTGCGCCAGCTGCAGTGCGACGACCTGCCGAGCCTGACCGGCCGCGCCTGGCTCAGCCTGGACAGCCTGTCCGGCAGCCTGCAGGCCGAGCTGCGCCTGTTCCTCGCCGCCGGCCTGGCCGCCACGGCCAGCCACTTGGAGCAGGCCGAGGGCGACTGGGCGATGGACGTGCGCGCCCAACTGCTCAGCCTCACCGGCGGCCGCCGCCAGCGCAGCACCCAGCAGCAGCTGGATGCCCTGCTGCACCTGCTGGCCGCGCGTGACACGCTGCGCCAGGTGGCCGGCAGCGCCGGCGTGCACGGATGA
- the flhA gene encoding flagellar biosynthesis protein FlhA, whose amino-acid sequence MKLFAGPLLIILILSMMILPLPPFALDLFFTFNIALSIMVLLVSMFTQKPLDFAAFPAILLFTTLLRLSLNVASTRVVLMHGHEGGDAAGKVIEAFGHFLVGGNFAVGLAVFLILVIINFMVITKGAGRIAEVGARFTLDSMPGKQMAIDADLNAGLIGEEEARQRRREVSQEADFYGSMDGASKFVRGDAVAGLVIMAVNVIGGLLIGMLQHDLPFAQAAETYTLLTIGDGLVAQIPALVISTAAGVTVSRVNTDQDVGQQMLGQLFANPKVLWLAAGVMGLLGLVPGMPNLVFLLFTALLGGLAWWLGRREEEQQLEKVMNPELPPPAETPEASWDDVQLVDTLGLEVGHRLIPLVDHRQQGELLGRIKGVRKKFAQEVGFLPPVVHIRDNLELGPNTYVIRLKGVEIGRAELQPGKWLAIDPGQVSGKLEGQATTDPAFGLPAVWIDLSQRELAQVYGYTVVDASTVAATHLNHLLHRHASDLLGRQEVQLLLDRLGEDNKALVEEVVPKALSLTTLQRILQSLLEEEVSIRDLRTILDTLAEHAGAQGDAQDLVAVVRVALGRAITQQWFGGQGELRVIGLDAGLEQVLAQALNNGGALEPGLAGNLMQLAENALNRQEANGDAPVLVVQHRLRALLARFLRRRLRHLVVMSLAEIPDDRMLRVTSLIGGNN is encoded by the coding sequence ATGAAGCTGTTCGCCGGCCCGCTGCTGATCATCCTCATCCTGTCGATGATGATCCTGCCGCTGCCGCCGTTCGCCCTCGACCTGTTCTTCACCTTCAACATCGCCCTGTCGATCATGGTGCTGCTGGTCAGCATGTTCACCCAGAAGCCGCTGGACTTCGCCGCCTTCCCGGCGATCCTGCTGTTCACCACGCTGCTGCGCCTGTCGCTCAACGTCGCCTCGACCCGGGTGGTGCTGATGCACGGCCACGAGGGCGGCGACGCGGCGGGCAAGGTGATCGAGGCGTTCGGCCACTTCCTGGTCGGCGGCAACTTCGCCGTGGGCCTCGCCGTGTTCCTGATCCTGGTGATCATCAACTTCATGGTCATCACCAAGGGCGCCGGGCGCATCGCCGAGGTCGGCGCGCGCTTCACCCTCGACTCGATGCCCGGCAAGCAGATGGCCATCGACGCCGACCTCAACGCCGGCCTGATCGGCGAGGAGGAGGCGCGCCAGCGCCGCCGCGAGGTGTCGCAGGAAGCCGACTTCTACGGCTCGATGGACGGCGCCAGCAAGTTCGTGCGCGGCGACGCAGTGGCCGGCCTGGTGATCATGGCGGTCAACGTCATCGGCGGCCTGCTGATCGGCATGCTGCAGCACGACCTGCCGTTCGCCCAGGCGGCGGAAACCTACACCCTGCTGACCATCGGCGACGGCCTGGTGGCGCAGATCCCGGCGCTGGTGATCTCCACCGCCGCCGGTGTCACCGTATCGCGGGTCAACACCGACCAGGACGTCGGCCAGCAGATGCTCGGCCAGCTGTTCGCCAATCCCAAGGTACTGTGGCTGGCTGCCGGGGTGATGGGCCTGCTCGGCCTGGTGCCGGGCATGCCCAACCTGGTGTTCCTGCTGTTCACCGCGCTGCTCGGCGGCCTGGCCTGGTGGCTGGGCCGCCGCGAGGAGGAGCAGCAGCTGGAGAAGGTGATGAACCCCGAGCTGCCGCCGCCGGCCGAAACCCCGGAAGCCAGCTGGGACGACGTGCAACTGGTCGACACCCTGGGCCTCGAGGTCGGCCACCGGCTGATCCCGCTGGTCGACCACCGCCAGCAGGGCGAGCTGCTCGGCCGCATCAAGGGCGTGCGCAAGAAGTTCGCCCAGGAGGTCGGTTTCCTGCCGCCGGTGGTGCACATCCGCGACAACCTGGAGCTGGGCCCGAACACCTACGTGATCCGCCTCAAGGGCGTGGAGATCGGCCGCGCCGAGCTGCAGCCCGGCAAGTGGCTGGCCATCGATCCCGGCCAGGTCTCCGGCAAGCTGGAAGGCCAGGCTACCACCGACCCGGCCTTCGGCCTGCCGGCGGTGTGGATCGACCTGTCCCAGCGCGAGCTGGCGCAGGTCTACGGCTACACCGTGGTCGACGCCAGTACCGTGGCCGCCACCCATCTCAACCACCTGCTGCATCGCCACGCCAGCGACCTGCTCGGCCGCCAGGAGGTCCAGCTGCTGCTCGACCGCCTCGGCGAGGACAACAAGGCGCTGGTCGAGGAGGTGGTGCCCAAGGCGCTCAGCCTCACCACCCTGCAGCGCATCCTGCAGAGCCTGCTGGAAGAGGAGGTGTCGATCCGCGACCTGCGCACTATCCTCGACACCCTGGCCGAGCATGCCGGCGCGCAGGGCGATGCCCAGGATCTGGTCGCCGTGGTGCGCGTGGCCCTCGGCCGGGCGATCACCCAGCAGTGGTTCGGCGGCCAGGGCGAGCTGCGCGTGATCGGCCTCGACGCCGGTCTCGAGCAGGTGCTGGCCCAGGCCCTGAACAACGGCGGCGCGCTGGAGCCGGGCCTGGCCGGCAACCTGATGCAGCTGGCCGAGAACGCCCTCAACCGCCAGGAAGCCAACGGCGACGCGCCGGTGCTGGTGGTCCAGCACCGCCTGCGCGCGCTGCTGGCGCGCTTCCTGCGCCGCCGCCTGCGCCACCTGGTGGTGATGTCGCTGGCCGAGATTCCCGATGACCGCATGCTGCGCGTGACCAGCCTGATCGGAGGCAACAACTGA
- the flhB gene encoding flagellar biosynthesis protein FlhB, giving the protein MADDSDQDDKTEAATPRRLEKAREEGQVARSRELSTFLLLAGGVGGLWAMGSTLYAQLGLVVEQSFLFERSVAFDPAVMVAHFWSLAQRSLLALLPLLILLLLIALVAPMLLGGWLLSAKSLAPQFSRLNPLKGLKRLFSTHALAELGKAIAKSLLVGAVAVQFISSHVGEMMALMTQPLPQALANALQLAAWACAVIVLTLIVVIGIDVPYQLWSHAKKLRMSKEDLRQEHKESEGDPHVKGRIRAQQQAVARRRMMSKVPTADVIVTNPTHYAVALAYQEGSMGAPRVVAKGTELVAARIRELGAEHGVPLLEAPPLARALYRHVDLDKEIPAELYTAVAEVLAWAYRLKRVREEGGELPQTPHDLPVPAELADPPPRAANDEESR; this is encoded by the coding sequence ATGGCTGACGACAGCGATCAGGACGACAAGACAGAAGCGGCGACACCCCGGCGCCTGGAGAAGGCGCGCGAAGAGGGGCAGGTCGCCCGTTCCCGCGAACTGAGCACCTTCCTGCTGCTGGCCGGCGGGGTGGGTGGCCTGTGGGCGATGGGCAGCACGCTGTACGCCCAGCTCGGCCTGGTGGTGGAGCAGTCGTTCCTGTTCGAGCGCAGCGTCGCCTTCGACCCGGCGGTGATGGTCGCCCACTTCTGGAGCCTGGCCCAGCGCAGCCTGCTGGCGCTGCTGCCGCTGCTGATCCTGCTGCTGCTGATCGCCCTGGTGGCGCCGATGCTGCTCGGCGGCTGGCTGCTGTCGGCCAAGTCGCTGGCCCCACAGTTCTCCCGCCTCAACCCGCTCAAGGGCCTCAAGCGGCTGTTTTCCACCCACGCCCTGGCCGAGCTGGGCAAGGCGATCGCCAAGTCGCTGCTGGTCGGCGCGGTGGCGGTGCAGTTCATCTCCAGCCATGTCGGCGAGATGATGGCGCTGATGACCCAGCCGCTGCCGCAGGCGCTGGCCAATGCCCTGCAGCTGGCGGCCTGGGCCTGCGCGGTGATCGTGCTGACCCTGATCGTGGTGATCGGCATCGACGTGCCCTACCAGCTGTGGAGCCATGCGAAGAAGCTGCGCATGAGCAAGGAAGACCTGCGTCAGGAGCACAAGGAGTCGGAGGGCGACCCGCACGTCAAGGGCCGCATCCGTGCCCAGCAGCAGGCGGTGGCGCGGCGCAGGATGATGAGCAAGGTGCCGACCGCCGACGTGATCGTCACCAACCCGACCCACTATGCGGTGGCCCTGGCCTACCAGGAGGGCAGCATGGGCGCGCCCAGGGTGGTGGCCAAGGGCACCGAGCTGGTCGCCGCGCGCATCCGCGAGCTGGGCGCCGAGCATGGCGTGCCGCTGCTCGAAGCGCCGCCGCTGGCGCGCGCGCTGTACCGCCACGTGGATCTCGACAAGGAGATCCCCGCCGAACTCTACACCGCGGTGGCCGAGGTCCTGGCCTGGGCCTACCGCCTCAAGCGCGTGCGCGAGGAGGGCGGCGAGCTGCCCCAGACCCCGCACGACCTGCCGGTACCGGCCGAGCTGGCCGACCCGCCGCCGCGCGCCGCCAATGACGAGGAATCCCGATGA
- a CDS encoding CZB domain-containing protein produces the protein MIERSEHLQGIIRQTTTTSFLNATKLDHAVWKNQVYRHIHNAEFAAHLTCHSECRLGKWYFQGYGARHYAQLHSFQALDAPHREVHEAGLRALQAGQAGDTVAMREALERMEDASMQVVDCIDQLMRQL, from the coding sequence ATGATCGAGCGTTCCGAGCATCTGCAGGGCATCATCCGCCAGACCACCACCACGTCCTTCCTCAATGCCACCAAGCTCGACCATGCGGTGTGGAAGAACCAGGTCTACCGGCACATCCACAATGCCGAGTTCGCTGCCCACCTGACCTGCCATAGCGAATGCCGCCTGGGCAAATGGTACTTCCAGGGCTATGGCGCCAGGCACTACGCCCAGCTGCACAGCTTCCAGGCGCTCGATGCGCCGCACCGCGAAGTGCACGAGGCCGGGCTGCGGGCCCTGCAGGCCGGCCAGGCGGGCGACACGGTGGCGATGCGCGAGGCGCTGGAGCGGATGGAGGATGCCAGCATGCAGGTGGTCGACTGCATCGACCAGCTGATGCGCCAGCTGTAG
- the cheZ gene encoding protein phosphatase CheZ, whose product MSVDEQHAAGNWDVAPDDLIQRIGQLTRMLRDSMRELGLDKEIEKAAEAIPDARDRLTYVASMTEQAAERALNAIDRAQPLQGELAKGAGALEQRWDAWFANPVELEEARELVRDTRAYLADVPRQTQATQRELMEILMAQDFQDLTGQVIKKMNEVIREIEHQLIQVLIESVPDGSEAIILKRLAESEWEPEKKKNLLNGPQIKPTAGDAVVNQDQVDDLLDQLGF is encoded by the coding sequence ATGAGCGTTGATGAACAGCACGCAGCTGGCAACTGGGACGTGGCGCCCGATGACCTGATCCAGCGCATCGGTCAACTGACCCGCATGCTGCGCGACAGCATGCGCGAGCTGGGCCTGGACAAGGAGATCGAGAAGGCCGCCGAGGCGATTCCCGATGCCCGCGATCGCCTGACCTACGTGGCGTCTATGACCGAGCAAGCCGCCGAGCGCGCGCTCAATGCCATCGATCGCGCCCAACCGCTGCAGGGCGAGCTGGCCAAGGGCGCTGGCGCCCTGGAGCAGCGCTGGGATGCCTGGTTCGCCAATCCGGTCGAGCTGGAGGAGGCCCGCGAGCTGGTCAGGGACACCCGTGCCTACCTGGCCGACGTGCCGCGCCAGACCCAGGCGACCCAGCGCGAACTGATGGAGATCCTCATGGCGCAGGATTTCCAGGATCTCACCGGACAGGTCATCAAGAAGATGAACGAGGTGATCCGCGAGATCGAGCACCAGTTGATCCAGGTGCTGATCGAGAGCGTGCCGGACGGCAGCGAGGCGATCATCCTCAAGCGCCTGGCCGAGAGCGAATGGGAGCCGGAAAAGAAGAAGAACCTGCTCAATGGTCCGCAGATCAAGCCGACCGCTGGCGATGCGGTGGTCAACCAGGATCAGGTCGACGACCTGCTCGACCAGCTGGGCTTCTGA
- the cheY gene encoding chemotaxis response regulator CheY, which produces MADKNMSMLVVDDFPTMRRIVRSLLKELGFNNVEEAEDGQDALNKLRSGKFEFVVSDWNMPNLDGLDMLKQIRADENLKHLPVLMVTAEAKKENIIAAAQAGANGYVVKPFTAAILEEKLNKIFEKLGK; this is translated from the coding sequence ATGGCCGACAAGAACATGAGCATGCTGGTAGTGGACGATTTCCCGACCATGCGCCGGATCGTGCGCAGTCTGCTCAAGGAGCTGGGCTTCAACAATGTGGAAGAAGCCGAGGACGGCCAGGATGCCCTCAACAAGCTGCGCTCGGGCAAGTTCGAGTTCGTGGTTTCCGACTGGAACATGCCCAACCTCGATGGTCTGGACATGCTCAAGCAGATCCGCGCCGACGAGAACCTCAAGCACCTTCCGGTGCTGATGGTCACCGCCGAGGCGAAGAAGGAAAACATCATCGCGGCCGCTCAGGCCGGTGCCAACGGCTATGTGGTCAAGCCGTTCACCGCCGCGATCCTTGAAGAGAAGCTCAACAAGATTTTCGAGAAACTGGGCAAATAA